The following are encoded together in the Penicillium digitatum chromosome 3, complete sequence genome:
- a CDS encoding Major facilitator superfamily domain, general substrate transporter encodes MNNMKPSKNSQPVSASHNENVLSLDTAPTHETHTTKGLIVGGKYRNELSEEQTQHYDSSLLQEIDVDLPLTATKPVHHNGQELIVLEFVDGDKENPFNWSSGRKAFISTQLCLMTLFIGLATTAYSSGIGRMAKDLGTTELIGKLGLFTFNFTCAIAPLFLAPFCELAGRRVIYIGAYVCFCLMFIGLALGKNIATILVCRALLGLFGCVGTILVGGTFGDMYTPEHRAIPMACFAFIAILGTVGAPIYAGFIDQALGWRWLEGIQGLANIPLGIVITLCLPETRGSVCLAKRAKVIRGATGDERFVTSNDLEAPGIKQMLHNSSVKAVKMLFTEPVVFAFGLWISFAWFLAFLFLSVIPITFQEKRGWGEGVAGLPYIALCLGTTLGFGLNFFQIRKYKSLSSDPNIPVAPEARLYGALCGAVWLPVGLFIYSFTQYKGIHWMGPVVGLTLITLGIYFIFESCYSYTADCYGEHSSSAIAGQGFMRNTLGAVSPLFASQFFHNMGSQYAGLLLALVATVLTLIPFVLFKYGPALRARSRLASATTSGSN; translated from the coding sequence ATGAACAACATGAAACCCTCCAAGAATTCTCAGCCTGTATCGGCTTCCCATAACGAGAATGTTCTCTCCCTTGACACTGCTCCAACTCACGAGACACACACGACGAAAGGTCTTATCGTTGGAGGAAAATACCGGAACGAACTTTCAGAAGAGCAGACCCAGCACTACGATAGCAGCCTGTTGCAAGAGATCGACGTCGATCTTCCCCTCACAGCCACAAAGCCTGTACATCACAATGGCCAAGAATTAATCGTGCTTGAGTTTGTGGATGGGGACAAGGAGAACCCCTTCAATTGGAGTTCTGGCCGCAAGGCCTTCATCAGTACCCAGCTTTGCCTCATGACACTTTTCATCGGTCTCGCAACAACAGCATACAGTTCTGGAATTGGACGCATGGCAAAGGATCTCGGAACAACGGAGTTGATCGGAAAGCTTGGTCTATTCACCTTCAACTTCACTTGTGCAATTGCCCCCCTTTTCCTGGCTCCGTTCTGTGAGCTGGCTGGTCGACGAGTCATCTACATCGGTGCCTACGTCTGCTTCTGTCTTATGTTCATTGGTCTCGCCCTAGGCAAGAACATTGCCACCATCCTTGTCTGCCGTGCCCTGCTCGGTCTGTTTGGTTGTGTTGGCACAATTCTTGTCGGCGGTACTTTTGGAGATATGTACACACCAGAGCACCGTGCCATCCCCATGGCTTGCTTCGCCTTCATCGCCATCCTCGGTACAGTCGGTGCTCCCATCTACGCCGGCTTCATTGATCAGGCTCTCGGCTGGCGCTGGCTCGAGGGTATCCAAGGGTTGGCCAACATTCCCCTTGGTATCGTCATCACCCTTTGCCTCCCTGAGACTCGCGGCAGTGTCTGCCTTGCCAAGCGTGCGAAGGTCATTCGCGGTGCTACCGGCGATGAGCGGTTCGTGACCAGCAACGACCTTGAAGCCCCTGGAATCAAGCAAATGTTGCACAACTCCTCTGTCAAGGCCGTGAAGATGCTTTTCACCGAGCCCGTCGTCTTCGCCTTCGGTCTCTGGATCAGTTTCGCCTGGTTCCtggccttcctcttcctttctGTGATCCCGATCACCTTCCAGGAAAAGCGCGGCTGGGGCGAGGGAGTGGCAGGTCTTCCCTACATCGCACTCTGCCTCGGAACTACACTCGGCTTCGGTCTTAACTTCTTCCAAATTCGCAAATACAAGTCCCTCTCCTCCGACCCGAACATTCCCGTCGCACCAGAAGCTCGGTTGTACGGTGCCCTTTGCGGAGCCGTCTGGTTGCCCGTCGGCTTGTTCATCTACAGTTTTACCCAGTACAAGGGCATCCACTGGATGGGTCCCGTCGTTGGACTGACCCTCATCACCCTCGGTATCTACTTCATCTTCGAGTCCTGCTACAGTTACACGGCCGATTGCTACGGAGAACACTCTTCCTCTGCCATTGCCGGTCAGGGTTTCATGCGAAACACCCTTGGTGCCGTGTCACCTCTGTTTGCGTCCCAATTCTTCCACAACATGGGTAGTCAGTACGCTGGATTGTTGCTGGCATTGGTCGCGACAGTCTTGACGTTGATTCCATTTGTTTTGTTCAAGTATGGCCCTGCACTGCGTGCTCGGTCTAGACTTGCATCTGCCACTACGAGTGGCTCCAACTGA